Proteins co-encoded in one Pseudochaenichthys georgianus chromosome 22, fPseGeo1.2, whole genome shotgun sequence genomic window:
- the itgb1bp1 gene encoding integrin beta-1-binding protein 1 isoform X1: protein MFRKVKKRHSSSSSQSSEISTKSKSVDSSLGGLSRSSTAASLDTDSTKSSGNSTSETCAEFRVKYLGAIERLQFDMSKSLQEPLDLINYIDAAQQDGKLPFVPGDEEMILGVSRYGVKVASLDKCDVLHRHPLFLIVRMLCYDDGLGAGKNLLALKTTDSEQEQCSIWVYQCSSSEQAQSVCKVLSASFDCALTSDKS, encoded by the exons ATGTTCCGGAAAGTCAAAAAGCGGCACAGTAGCAGCAGCTCGCAAAGCAGTGAGATCAGCACCAAAAGCAAA TCTGTGGACTCCAGTTTGGGGGGGCTCTCCAGATCCAGCACCGCCGCCAGCCTCGACACTGATTCCACCAAGAGCTCAG GTAACAGCACGTCTGAAACATGCGCTGAGTTCAGGGTGAAGTATCTCGGAGCCATTGAGAGGTTACAGTTTGACATGAGCAAGTCCCTGCAGGAGCCTCTGGACCTCATCAACTATATCGATGCTGCTCAG CAAGATGGAAAGCTGCCCTTTGTGCCCGGAGACGAAGAGATGATACTGGGAGTGTCGAGGTACGGAGTGAAGGTGGCCTCGCTGGACAAGTGT GACGTGCTGCACCGCCACCCTCTGTTCCTGATCGTGCGCATGCTGTGTTACGATGACGGCCTCGGAGCAGGGAAGAACCTCCTGGCTCTGAAAACCACGGACTCAGAGCAGGAGCAGTGCAGCATCTGGGTGTACCAGTGCAGCAGCTCG GAGCAGGCGCAGTCCGTCTGCAAGGTGCTGTCGGCCTCCTTCGACTGCGCGCTGACCTCTGACAAGTcctga
- the itgb1bp1 gene encoding integrin beta-1-binding protein 1 isoform X2, whose translation MFRKVKKRHSSSSSQSSEISTKSKSVDSSLGGLSRSSTAASLDTDSTKSSGNSTSETCAEFRVKYLGAIERLQFDMSKSLQEPLDLINYIDAAQQDGKLPFVPGDEEMILGVSRYGVKVASLDKCDVLHRHPLFLIVRMLCYDDGLGAGKNLLALKTTDSEQEQCSIWVYQCSSSAQSVCKVLSASFDCALTSDKS comes from the exons ATGTTCCGGAAAGTCAAAAAGCGGCACAGTAGCAGCAGCTCGCAAAGCAGTGAGATCAGCACCAAAAGCAAA TCTGTGGACTCCAGTTTGGGGGGGCTCTCCAGATCCAGCACCGCCGCCAGCCTCGACACTGATTCCACCAAGAGCTCAG GTAACAGCACGTCTGAAACATGCGCTGAGTTCAGGGTGAAGTATCTCGGAGCCATTGAGAGGTTACAGTTTGACATGAGCAAGTCCCTGCAGGAGCCTCTGGACCTCATCAACTATATCGATGCTGCTCAG CAAGATGGAAAGCTGCCCTTTGTGCCCGGAGACGAAGAGATGATACTGGGAGTGTCGAGGTACGGAGTGAAGGTGGCCTCGCTGGACAAGTGT GACGTGCTGCACCGCCACCCTCTGTTCCTGATCGTGCGCATGCTGTGTTACGATGACGGCCTCGGAGCAGGGAAGAACCTCCTGGCTCTGAAAACCACGGACTCAGAGCAGGAGCAGTGCAGCATCTGGGTGTACCAGTGCAGCAGCTCG GCGCAGTCCGTCTGCAAGGTGCTGTCGGCCTCCTTCGACTGCGCGCTGACCTCTGACAAGTcctga
- the cpsf3 gene encoding LOW QUALITY PROTEIN: cleavage and polyadenylation specificity factor subunit 3 (The sequence of the model RefSeq protein was modified relative to this genomic sequence to represent the inferred CDS: inserted 1 base in 1 codon; substituted 1 base at 1 genomic stop codon), producing MAEESDQLLIRPLGAGQEVGRSCIILEFKGRKIMLDCGIHPGLEGMDALPYIDLIDPAEIDLLLISHFHLDHCGALPWFLQKTSFKGRTFMTHATKAIYRWLLSDYVKVSNISADDMLYTETDLEVSMDKIETINFHEVKEVAGIKFWCYHAGHVLGAAMFMIEIAGVKEDRHLMAAEIPSVKPDILIIESTHGTHIHEKREEREARFCNTVHDIVNREGHCLIPVFALGRAQELLLILDEYWQNHPELHDIPIYYASSLAKKCMAVYQTYVNAMNDKIRKAININTPFVFKHTSNLKSMDHFDDIGPSVVMASPGMMQSGLSRELFESWCTDKRNGVIIAGYCVEGTLAKHIMSEPEEITTMSGQKLQLKMSVDYISFSAHTDYQQTSEFIRALKPPHVILVHREQNEMARLKAALIREYEDNDQVHIEVHNPRNTEAVTLNFRGEKLAKVMGSLADEKCVQGQRVSGILVKKNFNYHILNPSDLSTYTELAMGTVKQTQAIPFTGPYSLLVCHLRSLTGEVEELDGMEKHTLXIFLNITLIHEAGMVLLEWLANPLNDVYADAVTTVVLEVQSNPKAQKAMETQSAILDMEVFQNRLGVMLQDMFGLDCVDFSDGKNVSXDGKTVHIFLETRSVCYEDESTDDDSLREMVELSVQRLYDALNPVI from the exons ATGGCAGAGGAGAGCGACCAGCTCCTAATTCGTCCACT AGGTGCTGGTCAGGAGGTTGGGAGATCATGCATCATTCTGGAGTTCAAAGGAAGGAAAATTATG CTGGACTGTGGTATCCACCCTGGCTTGGAGGGAATGGATGCTCTCCCGTACATAGACTTGATCGACCCGGCTGAGATAGACCTGCTGCTCATCAGCCA TTTCCACTTGGATCACTGTGGAGCTCTGCCCTGGTTCCTCCAGAAGACCAGCTTTAAAGGCAGGACCTTCATGACCCACGCCACTAAGGCCATCTACCGCTGGCTACTGTCGGACTACGTCAAAGTCAG CAACATTTCTGCAGATGACATGCTGTACACTGAGACTGACCTGGAGGTGAGCATGGATAAGATTGAGACCATCAACTTCCACGAGGTGAAGGAGGTGGCTGGAATAAAGTTCTGGTGCTACCACGCTGGCCATGTGCTGGGAGCCGCCATGTTCATGATCGAAATAGCCGGAGTCAAG GAAGACAGGCATCTGATGGCAGCGGAGATCCCCAGTGTCAAACCGGACATCCTAATCATA GAGTCAACCCATGGCACGCACATCCATGAGAAGAGGGAGGAGCGGGAGGCTCGGTTCTGTAACACAGTCCATGACATTGTCAACAGAGAAGGTCATTGTTTAATCCCTGTGTTCGCTTTGGGCCGGGCCCAGGAGCTGCTGCTCATCCTGG ATGAATACTGGCAGAACCACCCTGAGCTCCATGACATCCCCATCTACTACGCTTCATCCCTGGCCAAGAAGTGCATGGCCGTGTACCAGACGTACGTCAACGCAATGAACGACAAGATCCGCAAGGCCATCAATATCAACACCCCTTTTGTCTTCAAGCACACTAGCAACCTCAAG AGCATGGATCACTTCGATGACATCGGCCCCAGCGTGGTGATGGCGTCTCCGGGTATGATGCAGAGCGGGCTCTCCAGAGAGCTGTTTGAGAGCTGGTGCACAGACAAGAGGAACGGAGTCATCATCGCTGGATACTGTGTAGAGGGCACACTGGCCAAG CACATCATGTCTGAGCCCGAGGAGATCACCACCATGTCGGGGCAGAAGCTGCAGCTGAAGATGTCGGTGGACTACATCTCTTTCTCCGCCCACACTGACTACCAGCAGACCAGCGAGTTCATCAGGGCCCTCAAACCACCACATGTG ATCCTGGTCCACAGGGAGCAGAATGAGATGGCCCGTCTGAAGGCTGCCCTGATCAGGGAGTACGAGGACAATGACCAGGTTCACATCGAAGTCCACAACCCTCGAAACACAGAAGCTGTCACCCTCAACTTCAGAGGAGAGAAGCTGGCCAAG GTGATGGGCTCCCTGGCTGATGAAAAGTGTGTTCAAGGCCAGAGAGTGTCGGgcatactggtgaaaaagaactTCAACTACCACATCCTCAATCCCTCAGACCTCTCCA CATACACAGAGCTGGCCATGGGAACAGTGAAACAGACCCAGGCCATCCCCTTCACTGGGCCCTACTCACTGCTCGTCTGCCACCTGAGGAGCCTCACTG GTGAAGTGGAAGAGCTTGATGGAATGGAGAAGCACACTCTgtagatttttttaaatatcactCTGATCCACGAGGCCGGCATGGTGCTGCTGGAG TGGCTAGCAAACCCTCTCAACGACGTGTATGCTGACGCCGTCACCACTGTAGTGCTGGAAGTCCAGTCCAACCCCAAGGCTCAGAAAG CGATGGAGACCCAGAGTGCCATACTGGACATGGAGGTTTTCCAGAACAGACTAGGAGTCATGTTGCA GGACATGTTTGGATTAGATTGTGTGGATTTCAGTGATGGTAAAAACGTCT TAGATGGGAAGACGGTTCACATCTTCTTGGAAACGAGG TCGGTGTGCTACGAGGATGAAAGCACCGACGACGACTCCCTGAGAGAGATGGTGGAGCTGTCAGTGCAGCGGCTCTACGACGCCCTGAACCCAGTCATCTGA
- the LOC117467590 gene encoding dnaJ homolog subfamily C member 30, mitochondrial-like, with the protein MAEVRLRFRRGAYNFALKTYNRQLLESQNKQRESAITAPCVSAGFGCGAFQDGELYGADRATAGVSQDSYTRVPPLFGNIDNGNVAQYHSNEEYLLSNKSPIQNIDLHLIYAKLRWTSWTFRPADLHQSLGLCGGHPSHVVFIRAYSSNGARSEPLYKTKTEYYEIMEVSPTASHAQIKTAYYKQSFLYHPDRNAGSEHATVRFSEISEAYTVLGNKALRKKYDRGLLGPSDLLTTRPCGKDTGSSEKQHAGSRLRSVVGLRETAVDFDRFIKSHYSEQLQKEKNRKVRREETRRKQEETFREKKLNTASEVGILVMLITGVSLLISVYKA; encoded by the coding sequence ATGGCGGAGGTCAGGCTTCGCTTTAGAAGGGGAGCCTACAACTTTGCACTCAAAACCTATAATCGACAACTCCTTGAAAGTCAGAATAAGCAACGTGAAAGTGCAATAACAGCCCCGTGTGTCTCTGCGGGGTTTGGATGTGGTGCGTTTCAAGATGGAGAACTTTATGGAGCTGACAGAGCGACCGCGGGAGTTTCTCAGGACAGTTACACAAGGGTACCACCACTGTTTGGTAATATTGACAATGGGAATGTCGCTCAATATCACTCCAATGAAGAGTATTTACTTTCTAATAAATCTCCAATTCAGAATATAGATCTACATCTAATTTACGCCAAATTACGTTGGACTTCCTGGACGTTTAGACCAGCTGATCTACACCAGAGCCTCGGTTTGTGTGGAGGACATCCTTCACATGTTGTGTTTATCAGAGCTTACAGTAGCAACGGGGCCAGATCCGAGCCTCTTTACAAAACCAAAACAGAATACTATGAAATCATGGAGGTGTCACCCACCGCCAGCCATGCCCAGATAAAAACAGCCTACTACAAGCAATCCTTCCTGTACCACCCGGACCGAAACGCAGGCAGTGAGCACGCCACCGTCCGCTTCTCGGAGATAAGCGAGGCCTACACGGTGCTGGGAAACAAGGCTCTGAGGAAGAAGTACGATCGGGGTCTGCTGGGTCCGTCAGACCTCTTAACAACCAGACCCTGCGGCAAGGACACCGGGAGCTCCGAGAAACAGCACGCCGGGAGTAGACTGCGGTCTGTGGTGGGCCTGCGAGAAACAGCCGTTGACTTCGACAGGTTTATCAAGAGCCACTATAGCGAGCAGCTCCAGAAAGAGAAGAACCGCAAGGTCCGCAGAGAGGAGACACGGAGGAAGCAGGAGGAGACGTTTCGGGAGAAGAAGTTGAACACGGCGAGCGAGGTGGGAATTCTGGTGATGCTGATAACAGGCGTGAGTTTACTGATCAGCGTATACAAGGCGTGA